The following proteins come from a genomic window of Trifolium pratense cultivar HEN17-A07 linkage group LG4, ARS_RC_1.1, whole genome shotgun sequence:
- the LOC123920179 gene encoding uncharacterized protein LOC123920179, whose product MNPDEENFDDDNVDDDIDDIPPPPGVGRGGRGRGGRRRALPRRVVRNRYLEGMPKSRTVDGVEEEYDSYDDDDDHEDEEIADIALLVPQNELLVDRYGRPIIMPYTTTDLQPQNAATKTINYALKSKFQAPYLNWTEVKADERGYQQFWNGFRSQVTWLNHHTAAIEAIFNKKSHQASVDLTF is encoded by the exons ATGAATCCAGATGAAGAAAATTTCGATGATGACAATGTCGATGATGACATTGATGATATTCCACCACCACCGGGTGTCGGACGCGGAGGACGCGGACGCGGGGGACGTAGACGTGCTTTACCCCGTCGCGTTGTTCGGAATCGATACTTGGAGGGTATGCCAAAGTCTCGAACTGTAGATGGTGTGGAAGAGGAGTACGACTCCTACGACGACGATGATGACCACGAGGACGAGGAAATTGCCGATATTGCACTTCTAGTTCCTCAAAATGAATTGTTGGTTGACCGGTATGGTAGACCCATCATCATGCCATATACCACCACAga TTTGCAACCCCAAAATGCGGCGACGAAGACAATCAATTATGCATTGAAATCCAAATTCCAAGCTCCATATCTCAACTGGACGGAGGTCAAGGCAGATGAGCGTggatatcaacaattttggaatggcttcagg TCACAAGTAACTTGGCTAAATCACCACACAGCGGCTATTGAGgctatattcaacaaaaaaagcCACCAAGCGTCTGTCGACCTTACTTTTTGA